In a single window of the Leopardus geoffroyi isolate Oge1 chromosome D2, O.geoffroyi_Oge1_pat1.0, whole genome shotgun sequence genome:
- the LOC123576852 gene encoding cytochrome P450 2C41-like isoform X1, translated as MDPLVILVLCLSCWLLLSLWKQNIGKGKLPSGPHPLPFIGNILQVDVKNIGKSLCNLSKTYGPVFTLYFGMKPAVVLHGYKAVKEALIDLGEEFSARGSFPLAERISKGHGILFTNGKRWKEMRRFCLMTLRNLGMGKSDLESRVQEEAYYLMEELRKTNALPCDPTFVLGCATCNMVCSIIFQNRFDYTDQTLLGFLEKFNENTKILSSSWVQIYNSFPALIDYLPGSHRKIFKNFAYTQNYILEKIKEHQESLDINNPRDFIDYFLIKIKQENHSQKLEFTTENLIATASDLFAAGTETTSTTLRYALLLLLKHPEVTAKIQEEIGHVIGRHRSPCMQDRSRMPYMNAVLHEIQRYIDLIPVNLPHAVTRDIKFRNYVIPKGTSVLISLTSVLRDDKEFPNPEIFDPAHFLDDSGNFKKSDYFMVFSAGKRICVGESLARMELFLFLTSILQNFTLKPVVDIKDLDTTPVASGFGHIPPPYKICFVPL; from the exons ATGGATCCACTTGTGAttctggtgctctgtctctcctgttggcttctcctttctctctggaaaCAGAACATTGGGAAGGGGAAGCTCCCATCTGGCCCTCATCCTCTCCCTTTTATTGGAAATATCCTACAGGTAGATGTGAAGAACATCGGCAAATCCTTATGCAAT CTCTCAAAAACCTATGGCCCGGTTTTCACTCTGTATTTTGGCATGAAGCCTGCTGTTGTGCTGCATGGATATAAGGCAGTGAAGGAAGCCCTGATTGATCTAGGAGAAGAGTTTTCTGCAAGAGGAAGCTTCCCATTAGCTGAAAGAATTAGTAAAGGACATG GAATCCTTTTCACCAATGGAAAGAGATGGAAGGAGATGCGGCGCTTCTGCCTCATGACCCTGCGGAatttggggatggggaagagTGACCTTGAGAGCCGAGTTCAAGAGGAAGCCTACTACCTCATGGAAGAGTTGAGAAAAACCAATG CCTTACCCTGTGACCCCACTTTTGTCCTGGGCTGTGCTACCTGTAATATGGTCTGCTCCATTATTTTCCAAAATCGTTTTGATTATACAGATCAGACTTTACTTGGCTTCCtggaaaaatttaatgaaaacaccAAGATTTTGAGCTCCTCATGGGTCCAG aTCTACAATAGTTTCCCTGCTCTCATTGATTACCTCCCAGGAAGTCAtcgcaaaatatttaaaaactttgcttatacacaaaattatattttagagaaaatcaAAGAACACCAAGAATCCTTGGACATTAACAATCCTCGGGATTTCATTGATTACTTCTTGAtcaaaataaaacag GAAAACCACAGTCAGAAGTTGGAGTTCACTACTGAAAACTTGATAGCCACTGCAAGTGATTTGTTTGCAGCTGGGACAGAGACCACAAGCACCACCCTAAGATAtgctctcctgctcctgctgaaGCACCCGGAAGTCACAG CTAAAATCCAGGAAGAGATTGGCCATGTAATTGGCAGACACCGGAGCCCCTGCATGCAGGACAGGAGCCGCATGCCCTACATGAATGCAGTGTTGCATGAGATCCAGAGGTACATTGACCTTATCCCAGTCAACCTGCCACATGCAGTGACCCGTGACATTAAATTCAGAAACTATGTCATCCCCAAG GGCACAAGTGTACTAATATCACTGACTTCTGTGCTACGTGATGACAAAGAATTTCCCAACCCAGAGATATTTGACCCTGCCCATTTCCTGGATGATAGTGGCAACTTTAAGAAGAGTGACTACTTCATGGTTTTCTCAGCag GAAAACGGATTTGTGTGGGAGAAAGCCTGGCCCGTATGGAGCTGTTTTTATTCCTGACCtccattttacaaaattttaccCTGAAACCTGTGGTCGACATAAAGGACCTTGACACCACCCCAGTTGCCAGTGGGTTTGGACATATCCCACCCCCCTACAAGATTTGCTTTGTTCCTTTGTGA
- the LOC123576852 gene encoding cytochrome P450 2C41-like isoform X2, with protein sequence MKPAVVLHGYKAVKEALIDLGEEFSARGSFPLAERISKGHGILFTNGKRWKEMRRFCLMTLRNLGMGKSDLESRVQEEAYYLMEELRKTNALPCDPTFVLGCATCNMVCSIIFQNRFDYTDQTLLGFLEKFNENTKILSSSWVQIYNSFPALIDYLPGSHRKIFKNFAYTQNYILEKIKEHQESLDINNPRDFIDYFLIKIKQENHSQKLEFTTENLIATASDLFAAGTETTSTTLRYALLLLLKHPEVTAKIQEEIGHVIGRHRSPCMQDRSRMPYMNAVLHEIQRYIDLIPVNLPHAVTRDIKFRNYVIPKGTSVLISLTSVLRDDKEFPNPEIFDPAHFLDDSGNFKKSDYFMVFSAGKRICVGESLARMELFLFLTSILQNFTLKPVVDIKDLDTTPVASGFGHIPPPYKICFVPL encoded by the exons ATGAAGCCTGCTGTTGTGCTGCATGGATATAAGGCAGTGAAGGAAGCCCTGATTGATCTAGGAGAAGAGTTTTCTGCAAGAGGAAGCTTCCCATTAGCTGAAAGAATTAGTAAAGGACATG GAATCCTTTTCACCAATGGAAAGAGATGGAAGGAGATGCGGCGCTTCTGCCTCATGACCCTGCGGAatttggggatggggaagagTGACCTTGAGAGCCGAGTTCAAGAGGAAGCCTACTACCTCATGGAAGAGTTGAGAAAAACCAATG CCTTACCCTGTGACCCCACTTTTGTCCTGGGCTGTGCTACCTGTAATATGGTCTGCTCCATTATTTTCCAAAATCGTTTTGATTATACAGATCAGACTTTACTTGGCTTCCtggaaaaatttaatgaaaacaccAAGATTTTGAGCTCCTCATGGGTCCAG aTCTACAATAGTTTCCCTGCTCTCATTGATTACCTCCCAGGAAGTCAtcgcaaaatatttaaaaactttgcttatacacaaaattatattttagagaaaatcaAAGAACACCAAGAATCCTTGGACATTAACAATCCTCGGGATTTCATTGATTACTTCTTGAtcaaaataaaacag GAAAACCACAGTCAGAAGTTGGAGTTCACTACTGAAAACTTGATAGCCACTGCAAGTGATTTGTTTGCAGCTGGGACAGAGACCACAAGCACCACCCTAAGATAtgctctcctgctcctgctgaaGCACCCGGAAGTCACAG CTAAAATCCAGGAAGAGATTGGCCATGTAATTGGCAGACACCGGAGCCCCTGCATGCAGGACAGGAGCCGCATGCCCTACATGAATGCAGTGTTGCATGAGATCCAGAGGTACATTGACCTTATCCCAGTCAACCTGCCACATGCAGTGACCCGTGACATTAAATTCAGAAACTATGTCATCCCCAAG GGCACAAGTGTACTAATATCACTGACTTCTGTGCTACGTGATGACAAAGAATTTCCCAACCCAGAGATATTTGACCCTGCCCATTTCCTGGATGATAGTGGCAACTTTAAGAAGAGTGACTACTTCATGGTTTTCTCAGCag GAAAACGGATTTGTGTGGGAGAAAGCCTGGCCCGTATGGAGCTGTTTTTATTCCTGACCtccattttacaaaattttaccCTGAAACCTGTGGTCGACATAAAGGACCTTGACACCACCCCAGTTGCCAGTGGGTTTGGACATATCCCACCCCCCTACAAGATTTGCTTTGTTCCTTTGTGA